DNA from Rhizobacter sp. J219:
GGCTACAAGAACGACTCGCCGTTCTCGCTCGGCCGCCACTACCGCGATGTGCTTTCGGCGTCTCTGATGATCTCGAACGAACGCATTGCGGCCAAGAGCGCGTCGATGCTGCTCGTTCACAAAGACACGCTGGGCATTTGATGTACGACATCGACACCTTCTACCAAGGCCTGGTCGAACACGGCCTCATCCTGCCCACCGGCATCCGCGGCGGCTATGGCCGCGGGCCGGTGTTTGAGAAGATCCTGCGCGGCTTCAACGAACTCGTCTCGCACACCGCGGCCGACGACGGCGCCGAGGAGCTGATGTTCCCGCCCATCGTGGCGCGGCAGCTGATCGAGAAGGTCGGCTACATGAACAGCTTCCCGCAGCTCGCCGGCTCGGTGCACAGCTTCTTCGGCAACGAGACCCAGGCCCGAGAGATCACCGCACGCACGCAGGCCGGCGAACGCTGGGAGGACCTGCTCGACATCACCGAGGTGATGCTCACCCCGGCGGCCTGCTACCCCGTCTACCCGATCTTCAGCGGCCTGCTGCCGCAGGGCGGGCGCCTCGTCACCGTGCTCAACTGGGTCTATCGCCACGAGCCGTCGGACGAGCCGACCCGGCTGCAATCGTTCCGCATGCGCGAGTTCATCCGCGTCGCCAGTTCGGACGAGGTGGTGCAGTGGCGCAACGACTGGCTCCAGCGCTCGCTGAACCTGCTGCAAGGGCTCGGGCTCGATGCCCGCAGCGACATCGCCTCCGACCCCTTCTTCGGCCGTGCCGGCAAGATGATGGCGGCCAACCAAGTCGACCAGAAGCTCAAGTTCGAGATCCTCGTACCCGTGATCTCCGAAGAGAAGCCGACCGCAATCTGCTCCTTCAACTGGCACCAGGACCACTTCTCCGGCAAGTTCGGCATCCGCAACGCCGACGACACGCTGGCCAGCACCGCCTGCCTCGGCTTCGGGCTGGAGCGTGTGACGCTGGCGCTCATCAAGACACACGGCTTCGACCCCTCGCACTGGCCCGAGGCGGTGCGGCAGCAACTGTCGCTGTGAACGCGCCGCGTGCCTGCGCCCTGCCCGGCCTGTCGCCCGAGGCCTATGTGCGCCACAGCCTGCACGGCGACGAGCGGGTGTGGGTCGAGAAGAACTGCTACGCCGATGTCTGGATCGAGCTGCTGCACTGCTTGAAGCTGGAGCCGATTGCGCTGATGCCCTTCACGCTGACCGCCGATTTCGAAGGCGACCACTGGACCTTCTTCAAGCCGCCCTTGCCAGACCTTCAGCGGCTCTACGGGATCGACGTGCAGGAGCCAACGTGTGGCGCCCGCTGATCGAGCACGCGGCCGAGCACCTGGCGGCCGGCAAGCTGCTCAGCACCGAGGCCGACGCCTTCTGGCTGCCCGACACCGCTGGCACCGACTACCACCAGCAGCACGTGAAAACGACCATCGTGCTCAACGATCTCGACGTGGCGGGTGAACGGCTCGGCTACTTCCACAACGCCGGCTATTACCGGTTGGAGGGCGAAGACTTCCGGCAACTCTTTCAGCCTCGCGAACTGCCGCTCTATGCCGAACTGGTGCGGTTCGATCGGCTGCAGCGACGTACCCCCGACGCGATGGCCGAGGTGTCATGGCAATTGCTGCAGGAGCATTTCGCCTGGCGCCCGGCGAGCAACCCGGTCGAACGCTTCGCCGGACGTTTTGCCAGTGACCTGCCGCAGCTGCACGAACGCGGCCTCGCGCACTACCACGCATGGGCCTTCACGACGGTGCGCCAGCTGGGCGCTGCCTTCGAGCTGGCGGCCGCCTGCCTGCGCTGGCTGCAGCCTTACCGGCCCGAAGCGCCGCTGTCCGCGGCGGCTGAGCAGTTCGACGTGATCGCGCAGGAGAGCAAGGCACTGATCCTGAAAGGTGCCCGCGTGGTCAACGCGCGCCGCACCTTTGACGCCAGGCAGGCCTTGGCGCCGACGGCCGAGGCCTGGGCGCAGGGCATGGCCCTGCTGGCGCCGGCCCTCGCCCGATCTGAACCTTAAGGCTTCTTCAGCGACGCCAGCACCGCCTCGGCGATCACCTTGTGGCCGAGCGAGGTCGGGTGGCCGTCGGACGTGGGCGGGTAGATCTGCACGTGCTGGCGCACCTGCTCTTCCATCGCCGCAGTCGGATCCACGTAGGCGATGCCCTTGGCTTGGAAGGCCTGCAGCAGCTCCGTCTTGTTGGCCTCTTCCAGATCGCACAGCTTCAGGTGCGCCGGCGGCAGGTTGGCCTTGGTCGACTTGAGGTAGGCGCAGTAGACGCGCTCGCGTGTCGGGATCAGCACCACGCGCAGCGGGATGCCCTGCTTGTCGGCCTCGTCCTTGATCGCGGCGAAGGCGCGCTTGGTGATCTCCATGCCCTCTCGCATGGTGGGCTGCGTCTGGTCTTGCGCCGAAGCGCGCTGCTGTGCCGTGAACACGGTCTTGATGTCGGGCGCGGCCGGGTCGGACCAGCTCATGCGCTCGTCGGGCGTCATCTTGTCGGCGAGCTTCTTCTGCTCGGCCACCGCGAAGGGCGCGAGCACCGTGGTGCGCAGCAGGCCGTAGAGCACGCTGTGGCGCGAGAGCCAGTCGCGCAACGCACCACCGCGCTTGGTCGGCTTGGGCGCGGCTTCGCTCGGTGCCACGGCGGGTGCGGCCGCAGGCGCGGAAGCTGCACCGCTCGGTCTCCAGGAGGCCCAGTTCGGCAGGTTCTGCGGCAGCATGGCGGCGTCGATGAAGTCGTTGCCGAAATAGAAGCTCACCAGCAGCTGCTTGGGCTTGAACTGCTTGGCCTGGTGGCCGGCTAGGTGCAGGTACTGCAGCGGGCCGTAGCCGCCCAGGCCCATGTTGTAGACGCTGTCGCCGCTCAAGACGGCCAGCTGCTGCGGCCAGGCCCCGTCACGCGGCGCACCAGAGCCGTAGGTCATCGAGTCGCCGATGGCGACGATGTTGGCCTGCGCCGGCACCGAACGATTGCGAAAGCCCAGTTCGTCGTGCCCGCCCGCACCGGGTGCGAGCTTGTGGCCGAGATACGCATCGGCCACCGGGTCGACGTTGAGGAAGTCGGCCGCATCGACCACGAGGCGCGAGGCGCCTTCGGCGAGCAGCACCGACACGGCAATCGCCACCACGGCAAGTCCGGCGGACTGCAGCTTGCTTTTAAGAGAACTCATCTTCGCCCCGCTCTCCAAATGAAAAAAGGCGGCCGCACGGGCCGCCCCTGTTCGCTTCGACGCTCAGTCGAGTTCGAAGGCCGTTTCGTAGTTCTGCTTCAGAGACGGGTCCTGCTGCTCCTTGCGCAGGTAGCAGTTGCCGACCGCGAGCACGTCGAGTTCGGTGCCCATGAAGCAGCGGAAGGCGTCTTCCGGCGTGCCGACGATGGGCTCGCCGCGCACGTTGAAGCTGGTGTTGACCAGCACCGGGCAGCCCGTCTTGCGCTCGAAGGCCGACAGCAGCGCGTGGTAGCGCGGATTGACGTCCTTCTCGACGGTCTGGATGCGCGCCGAGTAGTCGACGTGCGTCACGGCCGGGATGTCGGAGCGCGGCACGTTGAGCTTGTCGATGCCAAAGAGCTTCTGCTGCTCAGGCGTCATTTCCAGCCGGCGCGACTTGACCACGTCGGCCACCATCAGCATGTAGGGGCTGTCGCCATCGAGCTCGAACCACTCGGCCACCTTCTCGCGCAGCACCGAAGGTGCGAACGGGCGGAAGGACTCGCGATACTTGACCTTGAGGTTGAGCGTCTTCTGCATCGAGGGCGAACGCGGGTCGCCGATGATGGAGCGGTTGCCGAGCGCCCGCGGGCCGAACTCCATGCGGCCCTGGAACCAGCCCATGGCCTTGCCTTCGGCGAGGTCGGCGGCCGAGGTTTCGAGCAGCGCCTCGTCGGAGAGGGTCTCGAACTTCGCACCGGCCGCCTTCAGGCGGGCTTCGATGTCGGCCTGGTCGAACTGCGGGCCCAGGTAGGAGCCGCGCATCTTGTCGCCGTCGACGGTGCGCGGCTGGTCGAGCTGCATGTGGTAGCCCACGAGCGCAGCACCAAGCGCGCCACCCGCGTCACCGGCCGCCGGCTGCACGTAGACGTTCTTGAACTTTGCGTCGCGCAGCACCTTGCCGTTGGCCACGCAGTTGAGCGCCACGCCGCCGGCGAGGCACAGGTTGTCGATGCCGGTCTCTTCACGCAGCGAGCGGGTGAGCCTGAGCACGATGTCTTCGGTCACGGCCTGCAGCGAGGCCGCCAGGTCCATGTGGTGCTGCGTCAGCGGTTCGCTGGCCTTGCGCGGCGGGCCACCGAACACCTTGGCGAACTTGTCGTTCGTCATCGTGAGGCCGGTGGCGTAGTTGAAGTAGCTCATGTCCATGCGGAACGAGCCGTCGGGCTTGACGTCGATCAGGTGCTTGTAGATGAGGTCGACATACTTGGGCACGCCGTACGGCGCGAGGCCCATGACCTTGTACTCACCCGAGTTCACCTTGAAGCCGGTGTAGTACGTCATCGCCGAATACAGCAGTCCGAGCGAGTGCGGGAAGTGGATTTCCTTGCGCACCTCCAGCTGGTGGCCACGGCCGATGGCCACCGAGGTGGTGGCCCATTCGCCCACGCCGTCCATCGTGAGCACCACCGCCTCTTCGAAGGGCGACGGGAAAAACGCGCTGGCCGCGTGGCTCAGGTGGTGCTCGCTGAAGAGCAACTCGCCGTTCCACTTCTTGGCGGTGTCGATCTTCTGGAAGGCCTTTTGCAGCAAGTCCTTCAGGAAGAGCTTCTCGCGCAGCCACAGCGGGATCGACATGCGGAACGACTTGAAACCATGGGGCGCAAAAGCGAGGTAGGTTTCCAGCAGCCGCTCGAACTTCAGGAAGGGCTTGTCGTAGAAGACGACACGGTCGACGCCTTCCAGGCCCACCCCGGCGCGCTTCAGGCAGTAGTCGATCGCGTGGGTGGGGAAGTTCGCGTCGTGCTTCTTGCGCGTGAAACGTTCTTCCTGTGCCGCGGCCACGATGACGCCGTCTTCCACCAGCGCAGCGGCGCTGTCGTGGTAGTAGGCAGATATCCCGAGAATGCGCATCGTCGGCTCAGAACAGGGTGTAGATGAACGGTGCGACGGCCGAGCCCTTGGCCAGCACGATCAGCATGCCCAGGAGCGCCATCATCAGGAAGATCGGCCACAGCCACACCTTCTTGCGGGCACGCATGAAAGCCCACAGTTCCTTGATCATCGACATTGCGTGCTCCCGGTATTCAGAATTGGTTGGTCATGGATTGCGGCGGCGGGCCAGGAGGCTCACGGTCGATCCAGTACGACTTGGCGTTAGGGTCGGCCTTCAGGCGCAACGGGTCCTTGCCCGCCATGCGCATCACGAGCCCGATGGGCGTGAAGACCAGGTAGAAGAGGATGCCCAGCGCGACGGGGCTCACGATCTTGGCCAGCAGCAGGCCGAACTTCATCCACAGCCGGTTCGGCACCGCGAGGATGCTCG
Protein-coding regions in this window:
- a CDS encoding amino acid--[acyl-carrier-protein] ligase; protein product: MYDIDTFYQGLVEHGLILPTGIRGGYGRGPVFEKILRGFNELVSHTAADDGAEELMFPPIVARQLIEKVGYMNSFPQLAGSVHSFFGNETQAREITARTQAGERWEDLLDITEVMLTPAACYPVYPIFSGLLPQGGRLVTVLNWVYRHEPSDEPTRLQSFRMREFIRVASSDEVVQWRNDWLQRSLNLLQGLGLDARSDIASDPFFGRAGKMMAANQVDQKLKFEILVPVISEEKPTAICSFNWHQDHFSGKFGIRNADDTLASTACLGFGLERVTLALIKTHGFDPSHWPEAVRQQLSL
- a CDS encoding SGNH/GDSL hydrolase family protein; the protein is MSSLKSKLQSAGLAVVAIAVSVLLAEGASRLVVDAADFLNVDPVADAYLGHKLAPGAGGHDELGFRNRSVPAQANIVAIGDSMTYGSGAPRDGAWPQQLAVLSGDSVYNMGLGGYGPLQYLHLAGHQAKQFKPKQLLVSFYFGNDFIDAAMLPQNLPNWASWRPSGAASAPAAAPAVAPSEAAPKPTKRGGALRDWLSRHSVLYGLLRTTVLAPFAVAEQKKLADKMTPDERMSWSDPAAPDIKTVFTAQQRASAQDQTQPTMREGMEITKRAFAAIKDEADKQGIPLRVVLIPTRERVYCAYLKSTKANLPPAHLKLCDLEEANKTELLQAFQAKGIAYVDPTAAMEEQVRQHVQIYPPTSDGHPTSLGHKVIAEAVLASLKKP
- a CDS encoding carbamoyltransferase; translation: MRILGISAYYHDSAAALVEDGVIVAAAQEERFTRKKHDANFPTHAIDYCLKRAGVGLEGVDRVVFYDKPFLKFERLLETYLAFAPHGFKSFRMSIPLWLREKLFLKDLLQKAFQKIDTAKKWNGELLFSEHHLSHAASAFFPSPFEEAVVLTMDGVGEWATTSVAIGRGHQLEVRKEIHFPHSLGLLYSAMTYYTGFKVNSGEYKVMGLAPYGVPKYVDLIYKHLIDVKPDGSFRMDMSYFNYATGLTMTNDKFAKVFGGPPRKASEPLTQHHMDLAASLQAVTEDIVLRLTRSLREETGIDNLCLAGGVALNCVANGKVLRDAKFKNVYVQPAAGDAGGALGAALVGYHMQLDQPRTVDGDKMRGSYLGPQFDQADIEARLKAAGAKFETLSDEALLETSAADLAEGKAMGWFQGRMEFGPRALGNRSIIGDPRSPSMQKTLNLKVKYRESFRPFAPSVLREKVAEWFELDGDSPYMLMVADVVKSRRLEMTPEQQKLFGIDKLNVPRSDIPAVTHVDYSARIQTVEKDVNPRYHALLSAFERKTGCPVLVNTSFNVRGEPIVGTPEDAFRCFMGTELDVLAVGNCYLRKEQQDPSLKQNYETAFELD
- a CDS encoding DUF5989 family protein → MSMIKELWAFMRARKKVWLWPIFLMMALLGMLIVLAKGSAVAPFIYTLF
- a CDS encoding SxtJ family membrane protein, with product MSHEDLTREDEVEGSSDRSFGIVFAVVFLIIAAWPLLHSGAIRWWSVGVAGAFAAVAVVMPSILAVPNRLWMKFGLLLAKIVSPVALGILFYLVFTPIGLVMRMAGKDPLRLKADPNAKSYWIDREPPGPPPQSMTNQF